The Pectinophora gossypiella chromosome 15, ilPecGoss1.1, whole genome shotgun sequence genome segment CCATTCTCTGCCTCGATTCctctttaatatatttaatggcAATTTCGGCGATATTCCGAGCTGAATGAGCGAATGTCTCGTTAAAAATGAACGGACCTTGATTCACTTTTATATTTCGCGAAAAATAATCTGGCCTTCTCTCTCCTAGGACGAAAGATAGACCGTGGAACTTGGCCAGTTGTTTCATCGAGAATTCTGCATCTTCTAATGAAGCTACATACGTCCTGGAGCAAGTTTTGTAACCTTTCAAAGAAACATTTTCGAGTATAATAGCTTTTAAACTGGATTCGTCATAGCTTTTGACCATTTTGAATCGGTCTTCTACGGTTATACCAGCGTCGTTTTGCAGATCagtaaatattttcgacagTTCCTTGTAAACGTAGAGTTCTGTCTCGTAAGCGTGGTGTACATCAAATGTGGACTTCAACTTTTCGCAGGACAAGATGTGCTTTATGAATATATCTGTCTGTTTGTCACCTTCCCTCGTCGTTCCTTGTACTGTCACTGTGTAGAGTCTGCCGAGAAAACTACCGCCTTCAGTAGGGAGCAAATTCCTCGTCACCTGGTGTTTAATGAACCCTTCTTTCTTGATGATACTTTTGATGGACTCTTCAAGATGTAGTGGAAAATCCTCCTGAGATTCGGCGCAGTCGCTAACGTTATCTTCCATCATATCTACTGTAAGTTACacctactatttatataagagCTCTGATAAAATTTCTTGGGTTATTGTTGGAAACAAACTAAAGACTTAGTGCCGTACTTACGAGTTACTGAAAACATTAACTATTTTGCTTGTCATTTATATAGGGCCGCAAGCAGAGCCGGATCACTTGCGCATAGGCACTGAGTAGGTTGCCTCCCTACTGGCGTTATGTTGCATAATCAACACAATTATATACCTAACACAGCCAGGTTTTCACTGgcaacagttggctcgaccattgcagacggcgatacggcaccGCCTACTAGAAAGCTCCGTGATGCTTGGATTTTCCGGCCATTTaacactaaagtaagacccaaagggggtgaggttggcgccTGATACGAATAGGACTgagttactgttctatacgtagtataattcCTTATATACTCTTGACTGCAACCGACAGGCCCCGTCTTCCCTTGATCCGACCCTGACTGTCTTGTTATCAAGTCTATTATCATCGTATCATCACAACAAATTGACGTTGCAGATACGGTAATTATCTAGGAATTCTGATGAGAATTTTAAGATGCATTGACAAAGCCATTTGTCTCAATTACTAGCTCGTTCATACTTTATGACTGTTATCATGGACTAGGTACCTAGTCTAATAGATGACAATCATTGTTGATACCACCGTAGTACTATACTATACTTTGTCATAGaatatactacgtacagaacggtgaCTCCaccccgcgccaattcgtatcaggcgccgacctcatcccctctgggtcttcCATGGTCATACTGcaaaggagtaagggagagagagCGCGCGTAGTACTGTCTTtatcactcgcacttacgcgttcagcggcacacggtaaaaatgagatttttgtatggagtgtccagtctgctattgttattaatattaattgttgtgtgtacGAAAAAACACACACATATTAACTAATTTAACGCCCATTTTCTACCGGGAGAAAGAGATTATGGAATACCATTATAAAAACTGAATTTCGACAAACTCAGATGGTGTAATGAAGAATGAATGTAAGAGTAATGGCGAACTTAAGACATGCCGTAGCAATGTATTGTTGCAATGAAGAAGCATAGGAATTTCATACTGCCGAAGTAAAACCTTGTCAGATAATAGTtctaattccatttgcttcgatcctgacatacttctcttgcttcctccacattcatccatCTTTTCAAATGAGACCCGTTTCTATGTTTCATTCACGTACGCACATTAAAAAAACCTTaaagttgaaataaataattataatatcaaattcaataaaattaagagTACACTTTgagattattaaaaataatacttttaaaCTCAATACACACAGATGCGGTGCTGGGAACGTTTTAGCGAGGATTATTGTAGTGGTCTCGACCATCTCTGCACACGTTCACACAAACACGAAGGCGCGACGCGGATTGATTTTCTCTCCCAGCACCGCCTCTGTCTATGGAGACCTTTAAACACCGCGCTTGAAATCTACTGCTATACTAACTCAAAAAACAGTCTCAAAACATAACCTTCCTTTTTGCAATAGTCGGGTAAAGAAGCGATCTGAAAGATTGAAACTCCATAATGATAGCGTAGTAGTCTTGCTTGCGTggtaggctacttgacaacctagtaggcaagtgagatactttttacaaaatgttaaaACAATGAAAATTCTGTTTGCAGAACGCGTCTACCAAACTAAATGCTTGGCGTATAGACCAAATGTTGAATGCTGACCTGCTGGTCTAACAAcgcgataaaattatcgatcgattcaatgtAACTTTGTAATCATTgggcattttattatttatttattatataataaattttgACGAAATCGATAAGCTGTTTTTActgacttatgctgagcgaggtccttttattccggactccaccgcagatgatcgggccgtcagtgcgttgcatttagaatacttagttttattattattgtttttatgattttggtttcttttgttttggatttttttctgtgtacttattgatttccgtgtggtttctgtcctgtgttaaatgtaatgtacctgtctgcctgtgtctgtggtgtccggaagtaataaatgtttttttctttctttttttccctGAGCGGCACGTgatttgttcgtattttgacagaacgacatgacttatttgggttcacatcgacaaaacgacataactatatcgtcagaatcgataaaataaccgTGACAGAATTTTATCACGTAGCACATGTTGGCTCTACTGGAGACTATCatttttattggaaattaaataaaatatgacttacattgtagtgtaacaggttcaaatcccggcccgggctctaaaccactaaatcctttataagtttgaattcgtgTTCGGACCATACATAATTGAAATTATGGATTTTTGaaatacttaatacattttttttattggatttCACATGCGACATGTTGATAAGTTATCTACCTACTATAGGAGTATAAGATTTACAATACGTAACCACTAATTAAGGCACCGCGTGTGAGCTAAACATTTGTTCAGTGATAATGTAATGAATGCTGATTTTatcagacatctcctaattttaagttatacctgtcattttcttatccgccgaaagcgaaagggacgggtaatcgacgagctaaaacaataataaaacacacGCACACTtctattttaggcagaaattttaaacAAACCTTGCAAAATTTTACGCTTAGGAATGTTGGCGTAtaacccggcagaattaagtCGACAGCCACACCACACGTGAAACGCGTTGCATATTTGTTTCgtcagggttattgtttcaTTCACTTATTCATTCTAAAacgcccgtccctttcctttacggcggataagagacaaatttaacttaaatataattacgaGGTGTCTGCTGGAAATCGCACCAATACCTATTTTAATTAGCTCAAATAAGTAATAACAGCTTTAAAACAAGAGAGGCAAGTACGACAATAATTTGGAACTACGTTTCTTCCGGCGTTATATTAATAGTTATGTCCCCTTGCACATTTTGATCCAATACATTTCTATTAAACGCAATAGTGATGGTTCTGTCGAACTCCTTGGTGTCTTCGGGGGGTATTTCCGGTTCCGGGGGGAGTTGGGGGTGTTTGGGGTGTTGCTCGGTGGGGGGGAGCTGGCCGTTGGCGTAGTGCGTGGGGTAGTGGAGCTTCAGTTCTGTCTGCAGCCGGAAACGCATGTCGCATACCGTACATCtgcgggaaaaaaaataaattcagtcTTTAGATCGTAAGGTCGGTGGCCGGCCCTAAATAAAGGTCATTTAGATTAAAGCGACTCCATAAGGGGGTCTAGGGTAATCTAGCGGCAGCGATACgtataggctaatttccaactagtcaaatcagttactttttactaaacgtcaaaacacgaaattacaatggaatttgtatgaaaaatcacgttgtgacgtcatagaaaaacgtgataaaatgtcggacttattattacgttttcttgattaaaattcataaataagttaaatagaaaagagaaaatgtttttcgtaagttttagatctatctgtatttagtaatcagaatttcataatttatctggaaCCTAGTACACAACGCCAttacatggtttccaggatttgtgcctggttaataaATGGGACAAGttcagttatgagcaatatcatataaccactttagaaccctgtcacaccatcatatttcatatttaatgagacttacagtttaatttgtcaaaaaaagtaatgtgacatggtttcaaagtgtatacatattagtactcgtgacagtTCATAGCTGGCAAAGAGTGGGTGCATATACTatacaatacacctctgcctaccccttctgagatacaggcgtgatgctatgtagtattattctatgttATAAGACAGAAGCAAAATGACTGTCCAAGATTGAAGTAGATACTGACTGGTAGAGGTTCTGCCCGACATGTTTCCTGGTGTGCTTGATGAGGTCGTTGCTCTGCGAGAAGGCTCGCTCGCAGTACTCGCACTTGTACGGCTTCTCGCCCGTGTGGATGCGGTAGTGACGCTTCAGGTGGTCCTTGCACAGGAACCTGCACACACCAAACATAATTTTGTTAGCACATTCAACGAACGAAAAAATGGCCTATATACATAGCTCTGTAGGTTACTTTTGATATTAGATctttttacaacctttttttgtataaaatctttttatttagaatatttttacttttttatacaatattgttttttctatCTGTCATTGTACTTGACTCTTTCTATCCGCGACAGAGAtagtctgtctctttctgtgcagtactgtgagagagtgacgggtgacgtatgtcgaggcgagaaagagtcgcgcgcttagcTATCAGTACTTTTAGGGTTAACCGCAAATAATCGCATGTGGAAGATCGACGAGGCGTTAGCGTGCGTAAGCTGTCcctctctctcgctctagcaaataacGGTcctgagtaacagaaaaggatagaagtataggaaagtgcgatgaCGCACTGACAAAAGTGATTGGACCCTCAATAATGTTgcgaaacatatttttcttttttaatttattggctTGATTTCACAGGTCGTTACGCCACGTCAAAATAAACTATGAACCTGTGACGTTTGAGACTCGAAAGCAAATCATCGAGATTTTTTTAACGTAATCCTTAACTTTACTGAGCTGAAAATAGGAAAATGTTAAATGGAAAACATATCTCCAAATGGTTTATTTCTATAGCATCCATATAGACCATTTAATATTTACCTACaaacttgtaatatttttagtaagacCTAAGGGAAGTAGCGGGACATTCCCAACTCAAGTATCCtcattacttactgggaagtcctaTCCACGAACAACTGTTAAGTATGTACTTTCagaaataaatgactttttatttttattttatttttttatccaaTAACCATTTGTGGTAGTCTGCTTTTGGGGCAGTTTTCTGAAGTTCGACTTGAAGGACCTGAGATGTTATTGGTAGATAAGAAATGCGGTGGTCACCTCATGGCACACTTGTCGCAGGCGAAGGGCCGCACTCCAAGGTGGATGAGGCTGTGCTTCTTGAGAGAGTAGGGCTTCGTGAAGCTGGCGCCGCACTGCGTGCACGCGTACGGGTGCGCGCCCGAGTGAGAGCTCACGTGGTTCACCATCTGACCTGCAAACCACCATAACATAGaatacaaattgtttataaaaggacgccacacacaaacaagacaataacatcacttaaaaattttcacaaaacaatgaGGTACAAAAAGCatggaggatgttcattagaatcataaggtggtggtggacatcCTGCGATAAAAGGGACTCACtcggcacaagtcgcggcgcgaaccatgacgctggtattatgtggatcTATACGCATGGGTACGTATCATAATGcataaatttaaaatctataagtttacaatgtataagttcaaaatatataaaatcaaaaagtataataatcagaagaaataatcatcaatatgcataacttacgttatatataaatatcataatgcataagtttacaatgtataagttcaaagtatataaaatacttaaactaaaatcttcaccgccgcctctcggcccttcgggcctcgatggtcacaagtaacctaacccactcggctatatggcagggggctcgctttgctcgccccctgccatacagccttcgtaacctatatctacagtgtcggggtgcccgTAACGCGGAgctccatagaaaaaaaaataattttaaattatttataataaaaaaaaggtaaagccAATATGCCAAAAACCACTATGCTACACAAGAACAGGGTAAATATCTTTAGGCTTAACAAACATTATGCTAAGTAATGTTATAAAACGTAGCCTTAGGAACCATTATGCATTGTGTTTGTTATATGTTTCGACCTTTATGGCATTCAAACTTAGAAATTTAGAACTTATGCAAAATTACTTTATACATTTTGAtgcattatatattttgattttcgGTATTTTAACTTTATATATTCCAACCAtatgtattttgaaattatatattatgatacgTACCCCTATACGCATATttatgtgttccataaatatgcgttaatattcgtacatagattaaataatgCCAAATTACTTATATAGAATTTAGgtgtatataaacaaatattatcacaaaaatgtatacataaatatttaatgtttagtattacttataaacaaaaaaaaacaaataaaagagaaggtgcaggtcgtgtcgtatcaggaggtgaacgatttggcgggaagaagagaggaatggcgattactccaccgacaagagcacagctcttaaataaatagagagagtaattattattaacttaggtaaaagtacctaatataaacaaatacgaaatcAGAGAACTTGTAAGTAGGATATTATATAAcgtagctcacgactataacaaGGGCCTCACATTAACGTATTTCGACAATTGTCGTAGACGCGACACATTTTTTTGCTGGTGAtggatttgctcttggccccagatttgccagaaggcattgacgaggcttaAGATGGAGtaagctcgcccagaaggtgcttgTTCAGTCTGGCTTTAAAagtacccgggttatatgcattcggaaatacaaaagacggcagagaattccactccctagcagtgcgcatgtCTGTCTCCCGAACGCGGGTTTACGCAGTGCTGGTGTCGAGTCGACGTCGCGTTGCACCGCCCCCAAGCTGGGCGCTGTGCGGATGCTGGCATGATGCTCATGTAGTTCTCACAATAAGTACATGACTTTAAAAAGTGCTGGCTTACCTTTAGAAGCGAACGTTTTCGGGCAGAGCGTGCAGGCGAAGGGTTTGACCCCAGTGTGCCTCATCATATGCTGGCGCAGGTTGGAGCTGGAACTAAAGCTCTTGCCGCACTCTGAGCATAGGTATGGAGTCTCCCGGGTGTGGGTGCGGATGTGCTCCTTCAGGCTGCACAGCTGGGTGAACGCTGTAATTAGTAacccaataataaataaataataataaataaagcttataataaataaagctttattttctcCCACACAGACAGtttaacaaacaacataacgACATAACAAAGGCATAACTATAACATCTgtgtgagagactggtgtctgtaCTAGGATGCCCTGTATGACAGATCACCAGCCTCTCCACACTCCAAATCAGGtgctaggtattttattatgtttaagttacagtttgaattatagactgtatacaataataagagtgggatagtttttttataagtacctattagaaATAAGAAAAGGTTAAAGAACGTTCGGcatgcttgtgtgtgtgtgtatgtgtgtgtgtgtgtgtgtgtgtgtgtgtgtgtttgtgtgtgtgtgtgtgtgtgtgtgtgtgtgtgtgtgtgtgtgtgtgtgtgtgtgtgtgtgtgtgtgtgtgtgtgtgtgtgggttaGCCCTACGACTTATATCTTGGGTTCGGAAGATGCTATAAGAGCATCTTCCACTAACTATCCATtacgagtgtgtgtgtgtgtgtgtgtgtgtgtgtgtgtgtgtgtgtgtgtgtgtcatgaCATCACAAGAAGTAACTCTTCTGTTTCGCTATAATCCAGGGATTTTAGCCAGCTCGTTAAACAAATCCaatctctttatttatttggttttccAACGATAAGTATAGGTAGAATACAATGATATAGAAATTATGCAGTTGTGAGGTTAGGTtgaatgtcaggatcgaagcaaatagaattccatgtctctgcctactccggTTGGAAATAGAcatgagtgtatgtatgtgtgtctaaataaacattatgttttctaaataaatatgtataagaaGACAATTACCTTTATTACAGTATGGGCACACTTTAAGTTTGACTCCATTATGCCGGTCCATGTGAAGGTTGAGTGAGTCCTGTCTAGAATACGATCTGGGGCACTTGGTACAGTGGAATGGGTGATTCTCATGTGTACGTATGTGCCTCCTTAAGAGACTCTTCAATGAGAACTCCTTCTTACAAGTATCACAGATGAATGTCTTACGTGTACCTTTacttttgtgtttctttttgtgCATGGCCAGTGACCGTAGCTTGCTGAAGGTCATGTCACACTGGGGGCACTTGTACTGGTCCTCAAGTTCAGTCTTCACTTCCATGCTCTCTGTATGAGTCATCATGTGCTCTAGTAATACGGTTTCTGTCCCAAAGCTGGTCCCACATATAGAGCATTtgttaatttcatgttttgctACATGCTTGTTTAAATATGACTGCTTTTGAAATGATTTATTGCAAATATGACATGATAATGATTTCTCATGTGACATTAAATGTTTTAGGAACCGTTTCTCACTTCTGTATGTTTTGTTGCATTTGCTACAAACATAATGTTGCTTATCAGTCTCTTGTTTAGGGAATGTGGTGTCATACTCATAATGTTCCTCATACATGTCCACCAAATCGTCATAACTGTTTTCTGGCTTGAATTCAAGGCTGTCCTCACTCTTTTCTGGCTTGAATTCAACATCAATGTGTTCTTCTTTAACCTGTGCTTGATAGGACAAGATCTTTCTAAATTCATTTTCAGCATTCTGTGCTTGGTTTCTGAATGTGTATGCAATTTTGACAAGATTTACACAGTCATGGCACAGCCTTTGTGGTAAACCATCAGTTTTTgatatctgaaaatacaatagtgtaattatttttctaatacTAAGAAGCATTTGCTTGTTATTCACTAAGTTCAGGGAATTTTTTGAAAtcaatttattgtaatttatatgtgtttatttattccAAGTGCAAAAATTATATCGGGGTcatctttaataaataatatgcatatatttatcatgactTATATTAGAGGTAAATCAAACCAACCTGCATGGATGTGCAGTCCATGAGAGCCTGAGCTAATAGAACCACTCGCTCCTCTAGCGTCAGCAAGTCAAACAAATCCACCAGAGACGAGACGTCCACATTCTTCATACACGTTCTACAGGATGTTATTATGTCAACCATCTTCAATTTCTACCAGAAACACGAAACTATCACTTAAAATAAGTGTTTATATACAAAATCAGACATATTATAACTTATTAGCTGgcaaaacaacaaattaacttCCGAAAGCAGGAAtaatccaaaaaaaatatttttggtatGACAGTGACAGCGAGAATTCAGGGTTGCCAGACATGTATTTTGTTTGTGTTCAAACCttaattcaaattttcaaatcaaacctaaaaacaaaacagaaagtGTTTCAGAAAATTTTCCCCAAATCTCTTTTTCACGTTATTCAACGTAATATATTAATGCTTTAATGAAGTGTAAGTCATTTActgcaaaaatcaaaaatacagaAGCCTAGCAAAAAGCGCTTTATACCAAAGGCGAAAAAAGGTAGGTATTTGACATGTGCTTGATTGACGTTTGATGTTCATGAAAGCTGAATGTTTACGTTTCTGTAGATTTTATTTGGattcgttttctttttctttagataatgtttcaaataaataataagtgaaGTAGTTAAAATTATGGTACTGAAAAAATAGTTTACACTATCTCCAATGTAATGGCTGCGGTTATATCTTGCGAGGATTTTGAAAGTTGTTGTCGGACTTGTCTTGGTAATGTGTCAATTTCAACTATGTACGATATTTTCTCCGATGGCCCAGATTCCGTCAGGGTAGCCGAGGTACTCACTTCATGTACTTCTTTAAAGGTACGCTCCTTTACTTCAGCTACTTTTTTAGCATATATAGCGAGAAAAGTTCATGAAAAACGAAACTTTTTTGAATTGTTTACTAACTCCTATGagatccttaatggggtgggcagagccacaagtagttAGGAGAACCTGCAGCcagtctttttgcaaatatgtttaataaataatgctgtagaatttatttatattatcccTGTAATTGAACAGTCCTTTACTTTTTCAGATAGAAAAGGAGGACCCATTACCTAAAAGACTTTGTAGCCAATGCTACAATTGCCTGTTGAGTTTCTATGACTTCCGAAAAATAGCTGAAAAAGTTGATTTACAACTTAGATATGAAAttgaaaacagaaataaaaagttGTTCGAAGTACCAGTATTAGAGGATAATATAGTTTTAGACATAAAAGTTGAAAATGAAGCTGCTATAGTTGACCACATTGAAGAAAAGGAAACAATAAAAGAAGAATCTAATtataatgatgataataatattgatgAATTTTCCCTTGATGACCATTCTACTGATTATTTGGATTTGGAACAAAACTTACAGTGTGAAgtgtgcaataaaacatttaaaacaatta includes the following:
- the LOC126373156 gene encoding uncharacterized protein LOC126373156, whose amino-acid sequence is MMEDNVSDCAESQEDFPLHLEESIKSIIKKEGFIKHQVTRNLLPTEGGSFLGRLYTVTVQGTTREGDKQTDIFIKHILSCEKLKSTFDVHHAYETELYVYKELSKIFTDLQNDAGITVEDRFKMVKSYDESSLKAIILENVSLKGYKTCSRTYVASLEDAEFSMKQLAKFHGLSFVLGERRPDYFSRNIKVNQGPFIFNETFAHSARNIAEIAIKYIKEESRQRMETFLKCFMTKWKRYALDTTKTKCCLCHGDFRLNNILMQHEDNRLKDVILIDYQLSCYGCPIDDLLHFIFTGTDQEFRRKHLTHLKDLYYASLGEFLGKFNLDCEKVYPRDEFEKDFKERLDLGLIYALYFLPFFLAAEGEIPDLAETSIADMDFKVLEDLPLRMQGIVDDFVSWGYL
- the LOC126373115 gene encoding gastrula zinc finger protein XlCGF57.1-like — encoded protein: MVDIITSCRTCMKNVDVSSLVDLFDLLTLEERVVLLAQALMDCTSMQISKTDGLPQRLCHDCVNLVKIAYTFRNQAQNAENEFRKILSYQAQVKEEHIDVEFKPEKSEDSLEFKPENSYDDLVDMYEEHYEYDTTFPKQETDKQHYVCSKCNKTYRSEKRFLKHLMSHEKSLSCHICNKSFQKQSYLNKHVAKHEINKCSICGTSFGTETVLLEHMMTHTESMEVKTELEDQYKCPQCDMTFSKLRSLAMHKKKHKSKGTRKTFICDTCKKEFSLKSLLRRHIRTHENHPFHCTKCPRSYSRQDSLNLHMDRHNGVKLKVCPYCNKAFTQLCSLKEHIRTHTRETPYLCSECGKSFSSSSNLRQHMMRHTGVKPFACTLCPKTFASKGQMVNHVSSHSGAHPYACTQCGASFTKPYSLKKHSLIHLGVRPFACDKCAMRFLCKDHLKRHYRIHTGEKPYKCEYCERAFSQSNDLIKHTRKHVGQNLYQCTVCDMRFRLQTELKLHYPTHYANGQLPPTEQHPKHPQLPPEPEIPPEDTKEFDRTITIAFNRNVLDQNVQGDITINITPEET